The following proteins come from a genomic window of Yinghuangia sp. ASG 101:
- a CDS encoding DUF4238 domain-containing protein: MTTNDHTVPQMYLRRFAAHRPGAKGHFTRARHVTAMDKPFLVNVRNVASKKGFHRGVGADGVEHDDTEKIMTRIETAAAPVLSTILDDQRHALIPRWPLRTPERMRLAWLIAAQLLRTKRQRRRVNHLISTAGGETLPAPGNVKSFAANNPHLHYIAENLGVLAAVIHARPWGLGFSSACLATGDTPAVILNGHDAPDQLAAAAYWDIVLPLDPHRVLILPGIGMRDHPAKHNDHRLTLPGGIGLMLPQVAYDAADSQVFQHPDHDPFRLLLPDGPRLPEPDQDTGDGLGPQYLITYDALPPHLTIDRRWVTEHAPRPPATEGPSQPPSMGELNRLSSIIDERRSGAPPDARR; the protein is encoded by the coding sequence GTGACAACCAACGACCACACCGTGCCCCAGATGTACCTGCGCCGGTTCGCGGCCCATCGGCCGGGCGCGAAAGGCCACTTCACACGGGCGCGCCACGTGACCGCGATGGACAAACCCTTCCTGGTGAATGTCCGCAACGTCGCATCGAAGAAGGGCTTCCACCGCGGCGTTGGTGCCGACGGCGTCGAACACGACGACACCGAAAAGATCATGACGCGCATCGAGACTGCCGCAGCCCCCGTGCTCAGCACCATCCTCGATGACCAGCGGCACGCCCTCATCCCACGCTGGCCCCTGCGCACGCCCGAGCGGATGCGCCTGGCGTGGCTGATCGCCGCGCAACTGCTCCGCACCAAGCGCCAGCGGCGCCGCGTCAATCACCTGATCAGCACCGCGGGCGGCGAAACCCTGCCCGCACCCGGCAACGTCAAGTCGTTCGCGGCGAACAACCCGCACCTGCACTACATAGCCGAGAACCTCGGGGTGCTCGCCGCCGTGATCCACGCACGGCCGTGGGGTCTCGGCTTCAGCTCCGCATGCCTGGCCACCGGCGACACGCCTGCCGTCATCCTCAACGGCCACGACGCCCCCGACCAACTGGCCGCCGCCGCGTACTGGGACATCGTGCTGCCCCTGGACCCGCACCGGGTCCTGATCCTCCCGGGAATCGGCATGCGCGACCACCCGGCCAAACACAACGATCACCGGCTGACGCTTCCGGGCGGAATCGGACTGATGCTCCCGCAGGTCGCCTACGACGCAGCCGACAGCCAGGTCTTCCAGCACCCCGACCACGACCCGTTCCGGCTGCTGCTTCCCGACGGACCCCGACTCCCCGAACCCGACCAGGACACCGGAGACGGTCTCGGGCCGCAGTACCTGATCACCTACGACGCCCTCCCACCGCACCTGACCATCGACCGGCGTTGGGTCACCGAGCACGCTCCCAGGCCGCCGGCAACCGAGGGGCCGTCTCAACCCCCTTCCATGGGGGAACTCAATCGCCTATCGTCGATTATCGATGAAAGACGAAGTGGCGCACCCCCGGACGCTCGACGCTGA
- a CDS encoding ArsI/CadI family heavy metal resistance metalloenzyme, translating into MSRVQLALRVADLDASIAFYSKLFGTEPAKLRDGYANFAIAEPPLKLVLIQGQDGEPTVMDHLGVEVETTDQVAAATTRLGDAGLATVEENDTTCCYAVQDKVWVHGPGAEPWEVYVVKADADQLPREEGSACCLPSGVSGETAAVGQPLTLQPAGGGCC; encoded by the coding sequence ATGTCCCGCGTTCAGCTCGCCCTGCGCGTCGCCGACCTCGACGCCTCGATCGCGTTCTACTCCAAGCTGTTCGGCACCGAACCGGCCAAGCTCCGCGACGGCTACGCCAACTTCGCCATCGCCGAGCCGCCCCTCAAGCTCGTCCTCATTCAGGGCCAGGACGGCGAGCCCACAGTGATGGACCACCTTGGCGTCGAGGTCGAGACCACCGATCAGGTCGCCGCCGCCACGACCCGCCTCGGCGACGCCGGCTTGGCCACGGTCGAGGAGAACGACACCACCTGTTGCTACGCCGTCCAGGACAAGGTCTGGGTCCACGGCCCCGGCGCCGAGCCGTGGGAGGTCTACGTCGTCAAGGCCGACGCCGACCAACTCCCGCGCGAGGAGGGCAGCGCCTGCTGCCTCCCCTCAGGCGTCTCCGGTGAGACCGCGGCAGTCGGCCAGCCCCTTACGCTCCAGCCCGCCGGCGGCGGTTGCTGCTGA
- a CDS encoding DUF5131 family protein, with the protein MADRSSIEWTEATWNPTTGCDRISAGCDNCYALTLAKRLKAMGAVKYQNDGDPRSSGPGFALSVHPSALTVPKSWKTPRTVFVNSMSDLFHARVPPRFIRKVFQVMAETPQHTYQVLTKRSRRLRRLAPGIDWPPNVWMGVSVEDQAAMYRIDDLRHVPAAVRFLSCEPLLGPLPNLNLDGIHWVIAGGESGAGHRVMDPAWVSAIRDACEADDVAFFFKQWGGRTPKANGRELDGVTWNEMPVSSVVGAV; encoded by the coding sequence GTGGCTGATCGCAGCAGCATCGAGTGGACCGAGGCGACGTGGAATCCGACGACAGGATGTGACCGTATCTCGGCGGGTTGCGACAACTGTTATGCCCTCACACTCGCAAAGCGGCTCAAGGCGATGGGGGCGGTCAAGTACCAGAACGACGGGGATCCCCGGAGCTCAGGCCCTGGGTTCGCCCTTAGTGTGCATCCGTCAGCGTTGACAGTCCCCAAGTCATGGAAGACGCCGCGTACGGTCTTCGTGAATTCGATGTCCGACCTTTTCCACGCACGCGTCCCACCTCGGTTCATCCGCAAAGTTTTTCAGGTCATGGCGGAGACCCCTCAGCACACGTACCAGGTGCTGACGAAGAGGTCGCGGCGCCTGCGGCGGCTTGCCCCGGGCATCGATTGGCCACCCAACGTGTGGATGGGAGTCTCGGTGGAAGACCAGGCGGCCATGTACCGCATCGACGACCTGCGTCATGTGCCGGCCGCTGTGCGGTTCCTCAGCTGCGAACCTCTGCTGGGCCCGCTGCCGAACCTGAATCTGGACGGGATTCACTGGGTGATCGCGGGCGGCGAGTCCGGCGCGGGGCATCGTGTGATGGACCCGGCGTGGGTGTCCGCGATCCGGGACGCATGTGAGGCTGACGACGTGGCGTTCTTCTTCAAACAGTGGGGTGGCCGCACACCGAAGGCCAATGGGCGCGAACTCGACGGTGTCACCTGGAACGAGATGCCGGTCAGCTCCGTCGTCGGCGCGGTCTGA
- a CDS encoding SpdA protein codes for MTTAIAPSIHAADAREHRDSAVRAVTLIMGAVVGLTFLFGFGNVWALALRLGVLPWVAPLVAPAVDLSILGLLLAIRRLVLDGADATVILPARRLLVFSSVMTLALNVAEPLITQHYGRAAFDAVGPLLLIGWAEVGPGLLEVLNRQSGDEPWSCVNVTVCEASRGKDLLKADQEAAETPFSPVLPTSADPAEDNLLALARAADLRHWQEHRRPISAESLRKELRVGAGRSRQLVALIRVGGRPPSGASRSIER; via the coding sequence ATGACGACCGCAATCGCACCCTCGATTCACGCAGCCGACGCCCGCGAACACCGGGACTCCGCGGTCCGCGCAGTCACCCTGATCATGGGCGCCGTCGTCGGCCTGACCTTCCTCTTCGGCTTCGGCAACGTCTGGGCCCTCGCGCTGCGTCTCGGCGTACTCCCCTGGGTCGCACCCCTCGTCGCACCGGCCGTCGACCTGTCCATCCTCGGGCTCCTGCTTGCGATCCGACGGCTCGTGCTTGATGGCGCAGACGCCACCGTGATCCTGCCGGCACGACGCCTCCTGGTCTTCTCCAGCGTGATGACGCTCGCGCTGAACGTCGCCGAACCGTTGATCACGCAGCACTATGGGCGGGCCGCCTTCGACGCCGTTGGGCCGTTGCTGCTCATCGGCTGGGCAGAGGTCGGCCCCGGCTTGCTGGAAGTGCTGAACCGCCAGTCAGGTGACGAGCCGTGGTCATGCGTGAACGTGACTGTGTGTGAAGCGAGCCGTGGCAAGGATCTACTGAAAGCAGATCAAGAAGCCGCTGAGACGCCTTTCTCGCCGGTTCTGCCAACGAGCGCTGACCCTGCGGAGGACAATCTGCTTGCGCTTGCAAGGGCTGCCGATCTGCGGCACTGGCAGGAGCACCGGCGTCCGATCTCGGCTGAGAGTCTGCGCAAGGAGCTTCGTGTCGGCGCCGGTCGGTCCAGGCAACTTGTGGCATTGATCAGGGTGGGGGGTCGCCCCCCTTCTGGGGCAAGCCGCAGCATCGAACGTTGA
- a CDS encoding AAA family ATPase — protein MHLNSMSVAGFRCLGEVRGIPISGPTILAGQNDGGKSAVVHALAFLLGAYHLIDDDRTYLTVPGEAAASKRCDETWVQGEFTLDEWEQAAFNLPHELAVRRYITGDADPVWQCLLPVPNDERLRGDLSKLVVGQLKDLVNDLELSPASLKKPDLIDALSTYAKANSGDPGWVGLPASVAKRLPRILAFDGRDTTPDKAVRTALSGRYEAHMADEALQGKLREIEDEVQDLLRVDAKSLVDHIRSRCPDLAHVEVNPDVSFKSGLVGTPIRIAKVSGEPVGLDRSGLGSSRRVLLAVWEWNNELLVDDGAVQPNVDDLSEADAPEPPVQTIVVYDEPDTHLDYGHQRKIMRLIRDQSSVPNVRVVVATHSMNLIDGVDIDDVVHLKLVDDRTVVERLGADTHDETDGHLARIAASVGLRNTVLLHERCFLAVEGETEQQAFPALFRMATGLSLQAAGIALWACGNNEGALHLARYLVKHKRSVALVVDADSQNLSLFKVDRLKQMLGAEYSKIVKYVGIENQAAELEELFESTVWAKVANKIWPKDVAWEAADFDGLRGSGKFSSRVQQLLQNASLQGPGGKPQMMSDLAGALDGPEDIPEELRDIFDALRVLADG, from the coding sequence TTGCACCTCAACAGCATGAGCGTGGCGGGTTTTCGGTGCCTTGGCGAGGTACGCGGGATCCCCATCAGCGGCCCAACGATCCTCGCCGGACAGAACGATGGCGGTAAGAGCGCTGTAGTACACGCGCTCGCGTTTCTCCTCGGGGCGTACCACCTGATCGATGACGACCGCACTTACCTGACCGTGCCTGGCGAGGCCGCAGCATCGAAACGCTGCGACGAGACGTGGGTCCAGGGCGAGTTCACGCTCGACGAGTGGGAGCAGGCAGCGTTCAATCTGCCGCATGAGCTCGCGGTGCGGCGATACATCACGGGCGACGCGGATCCCGTGTGGCAGTGTCTCTTGCCGGTGCCGAACGACGAGCGGCTCCGTGGTGACCTGTCCAAGCTCGTCGTCGGACAGCTCAAGGACCTTGTCAATGATCTTGAGCTGAGTCCCGCGTCGTTGAAGAAGCCGGATTTGATCGACGCACTCAGCACGTATGCCAAGGCGAATTCCGGGGATCCGGGATGGGTCGGGCTGCCCGCGTCGGTGGCGAAGCGGCTGCCGCGTATCCTGGCCTTCGATGGTCGTGACACCACACCCGACAAGGCTGTGCGGACTGCTCTGTCCGGTCGCTACGAAGCCCATATGGCCGACGAGGCATTGCAGGGCAAACTCAGGGAGATCGAGGACGAGGTCCAAGATCTCTTGCGCGTGGATGCGAAGTCGTTGGTCGATCACATCCGCAGCCGCTGCCCGGACTTGGCGCACGTCGAGGTGAACCCCGATGTGTCGTTCAAATCCGGGCTGGTAGGGACCCCGATTCGCATTGCGAAGGTCTCCGGAGAGCCGGTCGGCCTGGATCGATCGGGGTTGGGCAGTTCACGGCGCGTGCTGTTGGCGGTGTGGGAGTGGAACAACGAACTGCTGGTCGACGACGGTGCCGTACAGCCGAACGTGGACGACTTGTCTGAGGCAGATGCCCCGGAACCGCCTGTGCAGACCATCGTCGTCTATGACGAGCCGGACACCCATCTGGACTACGGGCACCAGCGCAAGATCATGCGCCTTATTCGCGACCAAAGCAGCGTTCCGAACGTCCGCGTGGTGGTGGCGACTCACTCGATGAACCTCATCGACGGCGTCGATATCGACGACGTGGTGCACCTCAAACTGGTCGACGACCGCACTGTCGTCGAACGGCTCGGTGCGGACACGCACGACGAGACCGACGGGCATCTCGCCCGGATCGCGGCGTCGGTTGGTCTCCGGAACACCGTGCTGCTCCACGAGCGCTGCTTTCTAGCAGTGGAAGGGGAAACCGAGCAACAAGCGTTCCCGGCGCTGTTCCGGATGGCCACCGGCTTGTCTCTGCAAGCGGCCGGGATCGCGTTGTGGGCGTGTGGCAACAATGAGGGAGCGCTGCATCTGGCGCGCTATCTCGTCAAGCACAAGCGTTCCGTGGCGCTCGTGGTCGACGCCGACAGTCAGAACTTGTCTCTCTTCAAGGTCGACAGGTTGAAGCAGATGTTGGGCGCCGAGTACTCGAAGATCGTGAAGTACGTGGGTATCGAGAACCAGGCAGCCGAACTGGAGGAACTGTTCGAGTCGACTGTCTGGGCCAAGGTCGCGAACAAAATCTGGCCGAAAGATGTCGCGTGGGAAGCGGCAGACTTCGACGGCCTCCGCGGCAGCGGCAAGTTCAGCTCGCGTGTTCAACAACTGCTTCAGAACGCCAGTTTGCAGGGGCCCGGGGGCAAGCCCCAGATGATGAGTGATCTGGCCGGCGCGTTGGACGGCCCCGAGGACATTCCGGAGGAACTCAGGGACATCTTCGACGCGCTTCGGGTGCTAGCAGACGGCTAG
- a CDS encoding family 78 glycoside hydrolase catalytic domain, producing MSSPTRLRVEHLDEAFGIDVRAPRLSWWLPEGSARQIAYRIRTEDWDSGRVDSDRSVLVPYAGPEASPGQAVVWQVKVWTDLGESEWSPPCAWERVIGSGEWTAEWIEPAEDRRPAPGERPAYLLRRAFDMRELPSQARLYATARGQYEMFVNGERVGDQELTPGFTSYRSRLQVQTYDVTGLLRRGANVVGAVLSDGRFRGCNGTSRTPDGFGTRTALLAQLHTRSQDGRVTVVGTGTEWRSGVGEITAADPMEGQWVDFTRALTGWSEPGFDDAGWAKAAIASGALYEREDRLTTSPAPPVRRIETLPALSVSRPQTGVHVVDFGQNINGWVRLRNLGPRGTELTLVHGEALDADGDVTTDHLDIPAETHDRGIALKAGQRDRVTSSGAGAEVFEPRHTTHGFRYVRIEGHPGAITPGDIDAVVVHTDLRRTGWFRCSDERINRFHEAAVWSFRGNACDIPTDCPTRERDGWTGDWQLFAPTAAFLYDVAGFSTKWLRDLAADQWPDGKVSNVVPDHGIGRRGPEHMRSRNHGSAGWGDAAVIVPWETYLAYDDTRLLAEQYTSMTAWVQWAAERARTGRFPQRAADRPEPAPHEEFVWDAGFHWGEWCEPQQDDTTPFYLRDHGALATAYLHRSAHLLSRIAGILGKTEDAARHRRYADNVLAAWRAEFIGPDGALTVDTQANHVRALVFGLVPDELRARTADRLVALIREAGTHLGTGFLATPHLLPALADAGHLDVAYELLLQDAPPSWLAMTDRGATTVWEEWDGIDDHGVPHASLNHYSKGAVISFLHRHTAGIRLRDDAPGYHHFDIRPQPGGELTWAEAEFDSVHGRIAAHWRIEHGRFHLTATVPPGTTATVTLPNGHTTEAGPGEHHYDCPIV from the coding sequence GTGAGTTCACCTACGCGCCTGCGTGTGGAGCATCTGGACGAGGCGTTCGGTATCGACGTGCGGGCGCCGCGGCTGTCGTGGTGGCTGCCGGAGGGCTCCGCCCGGCAGATCGCGTACCGTATCCGCACCGAGGACTGGGATTCGGGGCGTGTGGACAGCGACCGGAGTGTCTTGGTGCCGTACGCGGGTCCGGAGGCGTCGCCCGGGCAGGCGGTCGTGTGGCAGGTCAAGGTCTGGACCGATCTCGGCGAGAGCGAGTGGTCCCCACCGTGCGCGTGGGAGCGCGTCATCGGTTCCGGGGAGTGGACGGCGGAGTGGATCGAACCCGCCGAGGACCGGCGCCCCGCACCCGGGGAGCGGCCGGCGTACTTGCTGCGCCGTGCCTTCGACATGCGTGAACTCCCGTCCCAGGCACGGTTGTACGCGACCGCCCGCGGCCAGTACGAGATGTTCGTCAACGGGGAGCGTGTCGGCGATCAGGAGCTCACGCCGGGGTTCACGTCGTACCGGTCGCGGCTGCAGGTCCAGACGTATGACGTGACCGGTCTGCTGCGGCGCGGAGCCAACGTGGTCGGCGCGGTGCTGTCGGACGGGCGGTTCCGCGGCTGCAACGGCACCTCGCGGACACCCGACGGGTTCGGCACCCGCACCGCGCTGCTCGCCCAGCTGCACACGCGTTCCCAGGACGGTCGCGTCACCGTCGTGGGCACCGGCACGGAATGGCGGTCCGGTGTCGGCGAGATCACCGCGGCCGATCCGATGGAGGGCCAGTGGGTGGACTTCACCCGGGCCCTGACCGGCTGGTCGGAGCCCGGGTTCGACGACGCGGGATGGGCGAAGGCCGCCATCGCGTCCGGCGCGTTGTACGAGCGCGAAGACCGGCTCACCACCAGCCCCGCCCCACCGGTGCGCCGCATCGAAACCCTGCCCGCGCTATCGGTGTCCCGCCCCCAAACCGGCGTGCACGTCGTCGACTTCGGACAGAACATCAACGGCTGGGTACGTTTGCGCAACCTCGGCCCGCGCGGCACCGAACTCACCCTCGTCCACGGCGAGGCCCTCGACGCGGACGGGGATGTGACCACCGACCACCTGGACATCCCCGCCGAGACCCACGACCGGGGCATCGCGCTCAAGGCCGGACAACGCGACCGCGTCACCTCCTCCGGGGCCGGCGCCGAGGTCTTCGAGCCGCGGCACACCACCCACGGCTTCCGCTACGTCCGCATCGAAGGACACCCCGGCGCGATCACCCCGGGCGACATCGACGCGGTCGTCGTGCACACCGACCTGCGCCGCACCGGCTGGTTCCGCTGCTCCGACGAGCGGATCAACCGCTTCCACGAGGCGGCGGTGTGGAGCTTCCGCGGCAACGCGTGCGACATCCCCACCGACTGCCCCACCCGGGAACGCGACGGCTGGACCGGCGACTGGCAACTCTTCGCGCCGACCGCGGCGTTCCTGTACGACGTCGCGGGGTTCTCCACCAAGTGGCTGCGCGACCTGGCGGCCGACCAGTGGCCGGACGGCAAGGTCTCCAACGTCGTACCGGACCACGGCATCGGCCGCCGCGGCCCCGAACACATGCGTTCCCGCAACCACGGGTCGGCCGGCTGGGGCGACGCGGCGGTGATCGTCCCGTGGGAGACCTACCTCGCCTACGACGACACCCGGCTCCTCGCCGAGCAGTACACCTCGATGACCGCATGGGTGCAGTGGGCCGCCGAGCGCGCCCGCACCGGACGCTTCCCGCAACGCGCCGCGGACCGCCCCGAACCCGCGCCCCACGAGGAGTTCGTATGGGACGCAGGCTTCCACTGGGGCGAATGGTGCGAACCCCAGCAGGACGACACCACACCGTTCTACCTCCGGGACCACGGTGCGCTCGCCACCGCCTACCTCCACCGCTCCGCACACCTGCTGTCCCGCATCGCCGGCATTCTCGGCAAGACCGAGGACGCCGCGCGCCACCGCCGCTACGCCGACAACGTCCTGGCCGCCTGGCGTGCGGAGTTCATCGGCCCGGACGGTGCCCTCACCGTCGACACCCAGGCCAACCACGTCCGCGCCCTCGTCTTCGGCCTGGTCCCCGACGAACTGCGGGCGCGCACCGCCGACCGGCTCGTCGCCCTGATACGCGAAGCCGGCACCCACCTCGGCACCGGATTCCTCGCCACCCCCCACCTCCTGCCCGCGCTGGCCGACGCCGGGCACCTCGACGTCGCCTACGAGCTTCTCCTCCAGGACGCACCCCCGTCCTGGCTGGCCATGACCGACCGCGGCGCCACCACGGTGTGGGAGGAATGGGACGGCATCGACGACCACGGCGTCCCGCACGCGTCCCTCAACCACTACAGCAAAGGCGCGGTGATCTCCTTCCTCCACCGCCACACCGCCGGCATCCGACTCCGCGACGACGCCCCCGGCTACCACCACTTCGACATCCGCCCCCAGCCCGGCGGTGAACTCACCTGGGCCGAAGCGGAGTTCGACTCCGTCCACGGACGCATCGCCGCACACTGGCGCATCGAACACGGCCGATTCCATCTCACCGCCACCGTGCCGCCGGGCACCACCGCCACCGTCACCCTGCCCAACGGACACACCACCGAGGCAGGACCAGGCGAACACCACTACGACTGCCCCATCGTGTGA
- a CDS encoding ArsR/SmtB family transcription factor, protein MCEALGDSMRLRLFSMVASHEGGESCVCDVRDVGVLRPTVSNYLKKLRGSLVTSERRGTWVFYELSRRPW, encoded by the coding sequence ATGTGTGAGGCGCTTGGCGACTCCATGCGCCTGCGGCTGTTCTCGATGGTTGCGTCGCACGAGGGTGGTGAGTCGTGCGTCTGCGACGTCCGGGACGTCGGGGTCTTGCGGCCGACCGTCAGCAACTACCTCAAGAAGCTGCGCGGGTCTCTCGTCACATCCGAACGGCGCGGCACATGGGTCTTCTATGAGTTGTCCCGGAGGCCGTGGTAG
- a CDS encoding three-Cys-motif partner protein TcmP — MGVLWPLEPATAAKHRLYKRYFDAWWPVLLQPARSGFRRPKVTLLDAFAGPGRYEGGEEGSPVFTLDRLLHHTARDRMRLSRDRVQLIFVEKDRARYKHLLGELESRFGSLESLPVRVEVRHGEAGRDSGALLTELNAWGHPILAIFDSWGNVNVPLTLMRQIAQNPSSEVITTFGPNWFSRRDQLDSDVLDAVFGGREHWTPAEAEQRPDERWRVWLHTYRESLHRAGFPYRLQFEVVPKTGQPLYLVFGTGHEKGVDAMKDAMWDVDGDDGMAFRDPRTRKAVAEGQQPLWGPVGEIDPELRELVMQRLAQGETTLEQLGRWLLRETARWRVRDARKSVQSLKDEGLVAIAGSGRLTAQTVVRPRRRRS, encoded by the coding sequence GTGGGGGTTCTCTGGCCGCTAGAACCAGCGACGGCTGCCAAACATCGGCTCTATAAGCGGTATTTCGACGCCTGGTGGCCCGTGTTGCTCCAACCGGCACGCAGCGGCTTCCGCCGTCCGAAAGTGACGCTGCTCGACGCCTTCGCAGGCCCTGGCCGTTACGAGGGCGGGGAAGAGGGCTCCCCGGTCTTCACGCTTGACCGCCTCCTACACCACACCGCCCGCGACCGGATGCGGCTGAGCCGTGACCGCGTCCAACTGATCTTCGTGGAGAAGGACCGAGCCCGCTACAAGCACCTCCTCGGCGAACTCGAATCACGTTTCGGGTCGCTCGAATCTCTGCCCGTCCGCGTGGAGGTGCGTCACGGGGAGGCGGGGCGCGACAGCGGCGCGTTGCTCACAGAGCTCAACGCCTGGGGGCACCCCATACTCGCGATCTTCGACAGTTGGGGGAACGTCAACGTCCCCCTGACGCTCATGCGCCAAATAGCGCAGAACCCGTCGAGCGAGGTCATCACGACGTTCGGACCGAACTGGTTCAGCCGCCGCGACCAACTCGACAGCGATGTCCTGGATGCGGTGTTCGGCGGGCGCGAGCACTGGACACCGGCCGAAGCGGAGCAACGCCCCGATGAGCGATGGAGGGTGTGGCTGCACACCTATCGCGAGTCACTGCACCGGGCTGGCTTTCCTTACCGGCTGCAGTTCGAAGTGGTCCCGAAGACCGGCCAACCGCTGTACCTCGTCTTCGGAACGGGCCATGAGAAGGGCGTCGACGCGATGAAGGACGCCATGTGGGACGTCGACGGCGACGACGGCATGGCATTCAGAGACCCGCGTACCCGTAAGGCTGTGGCCGAAGGACAACAGCCCTTGTGGGGCCCGGTCGGGGAGATCGACCCCGAGCTTCGCGAACTCGTAATGCAGCGTTTGGCCCAAGGCGAGACCACGCTGGAGCAGTTGGGACGCTGGCTGCTCCGAGAGACGGCGCGCTGGCGGGTACGCGACGCACGAAAGTCCGTGCAATCTCTCAAAGATGAAGGACTGGTGGCGATCGCGGGTTCCGGCCGACTCACTGCACAAACCGTCGTCAGACCGCGCCGACGACGGAGCTGA
- a CDS encoding ArsR/SmtB family transcription factor — MKDEVAHPRTLDADTAATYAAWFKALADPTRIRLVNLLAVERRPMSVGEIVERSEVGQSTVSHHLKLLAEVRFVLADKRGTATYYHVNENCLSCFPSAADAVMGHAAPDPSAVPCEEPP; from the coding sequence ATGAAAGACGAAGTGGCGCACCCCCGGACGCTCGACGCTGACACGGCCGCAACCTACGCCGCGTGGTTCAAGGCGCTCGCCGACCCGACCCGGATCCGCCTGGTCAACCTCCTTGCCGTGGAGCGCCGCCCGATGAGTGTCGGCGAGATCGTCGAACGCTCCGAAGTCGGCCAGTCAACGGTCTCCCATCACCTCAAACTGCTGGCCGAGGTCCGGTTCGTCCTTGCCGACAAGCGGGGCACCGCGACGTACTACCACGTCAACGAGAACTGCCTGTCCTGCTTCCCCAGCGCCGCCGACGCCGTCATGGGCCACGCCGCCCCCGACCCGTCCGCCGTCCCCTGCGAGGAGCCACCATGA
- a CDS encoding methyltransferase domain-containing protein produces the protein MSSDDPTTKNEAVDHVRDRYAAAASRIASGEILIDPCATPVFGSGLYDSSEPLEAIPAGAAQASLGCGNPLAVADLNAGETVLDLGCGGGIDVLLSARRVGPTGRALGLDMTDEMLDLARRHATEAGLENVQFLKGRIEEIPLPDASVDVVISNCVITLSTDKPRVFREIARVLKPGGRLGISDLIAHSDATRTLDVDPTGCGTAAVPTDEYEAQLTAARLTSITITPTHQAGPGLTAAIVRAHRPAET, from the coding sequence ATGAGCAGCGATGACCCCACCACCAAGAACGAAGCCGTCGACCACGTACGCGACCGCTACGCCGCCGCGGCCTCTCGGATTGCGTCCGGCGAGATTCTGATCGACCCGTGTGCCACACCGGTGTTCGGTTCCGGTCTGTACGACAGCTCCGAGCCGCTGGAAGCGATCCCTGCCGGCGCGGCACAGGCAAGCCTCGGCTGCGGCAACCCTCTCGCAGTGGCCGACCTGAACGCCGGAGAGACGGTTCTCGACCTCGGCTGCGGCGGTGGCATAGACGTCCTGCTGTCCGCCCGTCGCGTCGGCCCCACCGGTCGCGCGCTCGGCCTCGACATGACCGACGAGATGCTCGACTTGGCCCGCCGCCACGCCACTGAAGCAGGCTTGGAGAACGTGCAGTTCCTCAAAGGCCGCATCGAAGAGATCCCGCTCCCGGACGCATCCGTCGACGTCGTGATCTCCAACTGCGTCATCACGCTCTCCACCGACAAACCGCGCGTCTTCCGCGAGATCGCCCGCGTCCTCAAGCCCGGGGGCCGTCTCGGCATCAGTGACCTGATCGCCCACTCCGACGCCACCCGCACCCTCGACGTCGACCCCACCGGCTGCGGCACCGCCGCCGTCCCCACCGACGAGTACGAGGCGCAACTCACGGCGGCCCGGCTGACCAGCATCACCATCACCCCGACCCACCAGGCCGGACCGGGCCTCACCGCAGCCATCGTCCGAGCCCACCGACCGGCGGAAACGTGA
- a CDS encoding ArsR/SmtB family transcription factor, with protein sequence MSNMRELPVLETTSAVPCCAPLVREPLTAPDSERLAAMFKALGDPVRLRLFSMVASHEGGEACVCDIQDVGVSQPTVSHHLKKLREAGLVTSERRGSWVFYKVVPEAMAALAGLLGQKG encoded by the coding sequence ATGTCGAATATGCGAGAGCTTCCCGTTCTGGAGACCACGTCGGCCGTGCCGTGCTGCGCGCCGCTGGTGCGCGAGCCGCTGACTGCGCCCGACTCGGAGCGTCTGGCCGCGATGTTCAAGGCCCTCGGCGACCCGGTGCGCCTGCGGCTGTTCTCGATGGTCGCCTCGCATGAAGGCGGCGAGGCGTGCGTGTGCGACATCCAGGACGTCGGGGTCTCGCAACCCACCGTCAGCCACCACCTCAAAAAGCTTCGCGAGGCCGGCCTCGTCACCTCCGAGCGGCGCGGCTCATGGGTCTTCTACAAAGTCGTCCCAGAAGCCATGGCCGCACTCGCGGGACTACTGGGACAAAAGGGGTGA